One window from the genome of Oryza glaberrima chromosome 3, OglaRS2, whole genome shotgun sequence encodes:
- the LOC127767786 gene encoding protein LURP-one-related 15-like, with amino-acid sequence MEMEAVPALAVVDARFVAGDAAALSVAKTLSLSGSDFTVTDAATGAVVLRVDGVLFSLRRRCLLADADRRPVLTVQESAMVMNRRWKVFRGESTSRRDLLFTVVKPSAIQLWGSTKVSVFLASNDAEQASDFRVTGSYHDGACAVSLGDSDTVIAKIDRRFSVASALLGKNAYSVTVNAGIDYAFIVALVVVLDEMHFQP; translated from the exons atggagatggaggcggTGCCGGCGCTGGCGGTGGTGGACGCGCGGTTCGTCGcgggggacgcggcggcgctgtccGTGGCGAAGACGCTGAGCCTGTCCGGGAGCGACTTCACCGTCACCGACGCCGCCACGGGCGCCGTCGTGCTGCGCGTCGACGGCGTGCTCttcagcctccgccgccgctgcctcctcgccgacgccgaccgccgcccCGTCCTCACCGTCCAAGAATCG GCGATGGTGATGAACAGGAGGTGGAAGGTTTTCCGGGGGGAGAGCACGAGCCGGCGTGACCTGCTCTTCACCGTGGTGAAGCCGTCGGCGATCCAGCTATGGGGTTCGACCAAGGTGAGCGTGTTCCTCGCCAGCAACGACGCCGAGCAGGCCAGCGACTTCCGCGTCACCGGAAGCTACCACGACGGCGCCTGCGCCGTCTCCCTCGGCGACTCCGACACCGTCATCGCAAAG ATCGACCGGCGGTTCAGCGTGGCGAGCGCGCTGCTGGGGAAGAACGCATACAGCGTCACCGTCAACGCCGGCATCGACTACGCCTTCAtcgtcgcgctcgtcgtcgtcctcgacgAGATGCATTTCCAGCCATGA